The Lycium barbarum isolate Lr01 chromosome 10, ASM1917538v2, whole genome shotgun sequence genome includes a region encoding these proteins:
- the LOC132614245 gene encoding small polypeptide DEVIL 6-like, whose protein sequence is MKKMSSSSNNMRSSKTKLISSRGLGGVHREQRAKLYIIKRCLVMLLCWND, encoded by the coding sequence ATGAAGAAGatgagcagcagcagcaacaacatgCGAAGTTCCAAGACGAAGCTGATCTCAAGCAGAGGCCTCGGAGGAGTCCATAGAGAGCAAAGGGCCAAACTTTACATAATAAAGAGATGTCTGGTCATGCTCCTTTGCTGGAATGACTGA